The genomic window GAGCGCAGCCGCCGCGACACGCCCGCCCTCGGCATTGTGCCCGCCATCGAGCCAGATGTCCGAGCCCTGCGGCCCCCAGGAGAGCAGCTCGCCCGAGGTGATGCGCTGCATTCGTGCCGGCCATTCCGCGCCGACGATGCCAGCCTCGAACGCCGCCTGGTTGACCTTGAACGCCGGGACGGCGCGCAGCGTCGCGATTGCAAGGCCGGCGTTGTCGAACTGATGACGGCCGAACAGGCGCGGCGCTGCAAGATCCATCAGGCCGCGCTCGTCGGAATAGACCAGACGTCCGCGCTCGACATTGACGTGCCAGCTTTCGTTCGCCGCAAACAGCGGTGCGCGCATGCGCCTCGCCTGTGCTTCGATCACGGCCATCACCTCGCCCGCCTGCTCAGCGCATATCACGGGCACGCCGCGCTTGATGATCGCGGCCTTCTCGCTGGCGATCGATGCCAGGGTCGACCCAAGGAAGTCCATGTGGTCCATGCTGACAGGCGTGATCACGCAGGCCGCCGGCACATCGATCACGTTGGTCGAATCGAGCCGGCCGCCGAGGCCGACTTCGAGCAGCACCACATCGGCCGGATGCTGTGCGAACAGATGCAAGGCCGCGGCGGTCTTCAGCTCGAAGACGGTCGCAGCCTCGCCGGCATTGACGCGCTCGACCTCTTCCAGCGCGGCGCGCAATTCATCGTCACTGACGAGCACGCCGCCACCGACGCGACCCAGCCGGAAGCATTCGTTGATGCGGACGAGATAGGGCGAGGTGTAGGCGTGCACGCGCAAGCCTGCGGCCTCCAGCGTCGCGCGCAGATAAGCGAGCGTCGAACCCTTGCCATTGGTGCCGGCGATGTGGATCACCGGCGGCAGCTTGCTTTCAGGGTGGCCGAGCCGCGCGAGCAGGCGGTGCATCCGCTCGAGCCCGAGATCGATGCGTTTCTGATGCAGGGCCGACAGCCGCCCGATCAATTCGCCGAGCGGCGGCTTTGCGCTGTCAGGGGACGCGTTCACGCGTGGGGCGCGGCCGGCGCCGTTTCGGCGGCCGATACGATCTGCGCCGGGCTCGCAACCGGCTGCACCGGCTTCGATGCGCTTTCCAGCGCCGGCGCCTTGGTCAGCAGGCGGCAGAGTCGCGCCAGCGTCGGACGCAATTCGTGGCGATGCACGACCATGTCGACCATGCCGTGCTCCTTCAGATACTCGGCGCGCTGGAACCCCTCGGGGAGTTTTTCGCGGATGGTCTGCTCGATCACGCGTGCGCCGGCGAAGCCGATCAGGGCGCCGGGCTCGGCGATCTGCACGTCACCGAGCATGGCATAGGACGCGGTGACGCCGCCGGTGGTCGGATTGGTCAGCACGACGATATAGGGCAATTTTGCCTCGCGCAGCATCTGCACCGCAACGGTTGTGCGCGGCATCTGCATCAGCGACAAAATGCCTTCCTGCATCCGCGCGCCGCCGGATGCGGCGAACACGATGAACGGCACATTCTTCTCGACCGCAAGCTCGAGCCCGCGCACGATGGCCTCGCCTGCGGCCATGCCGAGCGAGCCGCCCATGAAATCGAAATCCTGCACGGCAACGACGACGGCGGAGCCTTCGAGCTTGCCGTAGCCGACCTTGATCGCGTCGTTGAGGTTGGTGCGCGCGCGCGCATCCTTGATGCGATCAACGTACTTCTTCTCATCGCGAAACTTGAGCGGATCGGGCGTGACCTCGGGCAGCGCCACATCGAACCAGGTCTCGTTGTCGAAGATCGACTTCAACCGGGCCACCGCGCCCATGCGCATGTGGTAGTTCGAGCCGGGGATGACGAACTGGTTGGCCTCGACGTCCTTGTAGAAGACGAGCTGTCCGGAATCCGGGCACTTGATCCACAGGTTCTCCGGCGTCTCCCGCCGCAGCATGTTGCGGATCTTCGGCCGAACCACATTGGTAAGCCAGTTCATGGTTTGCTCCGATGTGCGAACCCGCCTCGCGGATCGCCTGAAGGGATATATGGCGGCCGGGCCGCTGCCCGGCAAGCCGCCGTGTCGCCCGCCCCAAGAGCGGAATTATGGCCTATTCCGCCGCCTGTTGCGCGCCCTTGACGCCCTGGGCCAGGGCCGCCGTCAATTCGGCGACGGCGTTGACGGTTTTGCCAGTCGCCCGCCCGTCCGCATCGAGGCTGTTCTTGAGCGCATCGACCAGCGCGGTGCCGACCACGGCACCATTGGCATGCGAGGCAATAGCGCGCGCAGCCTCCGGCGTGCGGATGCCAAAGCCGACGCAGACCGGCAGTTTTGTGTGCCGCTTGATGCGGGCAACTGCTTCGCTCACCGCCGAGGAGTCCGCGGCCGCCGCACCGGTGATGCCGGTAATCGAGACGTAATAGACGAAGCCCGAGGTGTTGGCGAGCACGGCCGGCAGACGCTTGTCATCGGTGGTCGGCGTCGCCAGACGGATGAAGTTGAGCCCGGCCTTCATCGCGGGCAGGCAGAGCTCGTCGTCCTCCTCCGGCGGCAGGTCGACGATGATGAGACCATCGACGCCGGCACTCTTGGCATCGGCCAGGAATTTATCGACGCCATAGATGTAGATCGGGTTGTAATAGCCCATCAGCACGATCGGCGTCGCGTTGTCGTCCTTGCGGAAGCCACGCACCAGCTCGAGCGTCTTCTTCAGCGTCATGCCGGCCTTGAGCGCGCGGAGCCCGGCGGCCTGGATCGACGGACCATCGGCCATCGGATCGGTGAAAGGCATGCCGATCTCGATCACGTCGGCGCCCGCCTTCGGCAGCGCCTTGATGATCTCGAGCGACGTCGCCGGATCGGGGTCGCCGGCCATCAGGAAGGTCACGAAGGCCGAGCGGCCCTGCTTTTTCAGCTCGGCAAAACGGGTATCGATGCGGGTGGTCACTTGCTCTTGCCCCTGAGGATGTCGCCGACCTGCGGGACGTCCTTGTCGCCGCGGCCGGAGAGGTTGACGACCATCAGGTGATCCCGAGGCCGCTTCGGCGCGAGCTCCATCACCTTGGCGATGGCATGGGCGGGCTCGAGCGCGGGAATGATGCCTTCGAGCCGCGACAGCAGCTGGAACGCGGCGAGTGCTTCGTCGTCAGTCGCGGAGAGATAGTTCACGCGGCCGATCTCGTGCAGCCAGGAATGTTCGGGGCCGATGCCGGGATAGTCGAGACCGGCCGAGATGGAATGCGCGTCCTGGATCTGGCCGTCGGCATCCATCAAGAGATAGGTGCGGTTGCCGTGGAGCACGCCGGGACGGCCGCCCGCGATCGAGGCGGCGTGCAGCTGCGTGAGGCCATGGCCCGCGGCCTCGACGCCGAAGATCTCGACCGAGGGGTAGTCAAGGAACGGATGGAACAGGCCCATCGCGTTGGAGCCGCCGCCAATGCAGGCCACCAGCGAATCCGGCAGCCGGCCCTCGACCTCCTGCATCTGCGTCTTGGTCTCGTTGCCGATGATCGACTGGAAGTCGCGCACCAGTGTCGGATAGGGATGCGGGCCCGCCACCGTGCCGATGCAGTAGAACGTGTTGTGCACGTTGGTGACCCAGTCGCGCAGCGCCTCGTTCATGGCGTCCTTCAGCGTGCGCGTGCCCGACTGCACCGGGAATACCTTGGCGCCCAGCATCTCCATGCGGATGACGTTGGGCTGCTGCCGCTCGACGTCGACGGCGCCCATATAGACCACGCATTCCAGGCCGAAGCGCGCGCACAGCGTTGCGGTGGCGACACCGTGCTGGCCGGCGCCGGTCTCGGCGATGATGCGCTTCTTGCCCATGCGCCGCGCCAGCATGATCTGGCCGAGCACGTTGTTCACCTTGTGCGAGCCGGTGTGGTTGAGCTCCTCGCGCTTCAGGTAGATTTTCGCACCGCCAAGATGCTCGGTGAGGCGCTCGGCGAAATAGAGCGGCGAGGGCCGGCCGACATAGTTCTTGAGATAGCCGTTCATCTCGGCCTGGAACGCCGGATCGGCCTTGGCTTCGGTATAGGCCTTCTCCAGATCGAGGATCAGCGGCATCAAGGTTTCGGCGACGAAGCGGCCGCCGAAAATGCCGAAATGGCCGCGCTCGTCGGGGCCGCTGCGATAGGAATTGGGTTTGGCGACGTTCATCGGACACTCAACTCTTGGCTTGTATCTTGGCTGGGGCGCGCGGCGCGAATGAAGGCCTTGATCATCTCGGGATCCTTGACGCCGGGGGCGCTCTCGATGCCGGAGGAGACGTCGACGCCGCTGGCGCCGGTGACGCGGAGGGCTTCGGCGACGTTGTCGGCGTGAAGCCCGCCCGAGACCATGTAGGGCAGGATCAGATCGAGATTTTCGAGCAGGTGCCAGTCGAACGGCGCGCCGAGACCGCCGGGGCGGGTTGCATCTTTCGGTGCCCGCGCATCGAACAGGATGCGGTCGGCGACTGCGGCGTAGCCGGGCAGCACGGCGAGATCGGCAGATGTGGCGACCGGCACCGCCTTCATCACGGGGCGGCCGAACCGCTGCTTGATGTCGCGCAGCCGCGCCACGCTCTCCTTGCCATGGAGCTGGAGAATGTCCGGTGACAGCGCGTCCATGATATTGTCGAGCGTGGCGTCGTCGGCATCGACGGTCAGCGCGACCTTGAGCGCACGCCGCTTCACCTGGCGGCCGAGCTCGCGGCCCGCGTCCAACGACAGGTGCCGCGGCGACGGCGGAAAGAACACGAACCCCACCATGTCGGCACCCGCCTCGAGCGCCACCTCGAGCGTCTCGGGCGTAGACAGGCCGCAGATCTTGACGAGCAGGGACATGGTCTCAAAGCGAATGGAGGCCGCGGGCCTGCGGCCGGAAAACAGGGCTTTCGGTTGCGGCCGCTTCTACAACGTCGCGCGCTGCTTGTCTCGCCCGATGGGCCCGTAAAGGCCGACCCCCGAGGCGACGGGGAGGCGCTGGGACTCGGGCTTTGCTGCGGCCATTTGGGCCCGCAGATCGGCCAATTCGCCCCTGGCAGCCCGTGCATCCGCATCATTCCGGCGCGCCGCGCGCCGCCAGTGCCGCTGGCCGAGCCAGACGGCGCAGCCACCTGCCAGCACGCCCAAGGCGGCGACCAGGATCAAAAGCAGGAACAGCGGCAAGGTGACCGACAGCGACGGGTCGGACGACAGGAAGGGATCGAAGGAGACGGTGACGAAATGCCGGTTGGTTACGGCGAAGACCACCAGGAGCAGGCCCAGCGGAATCACGATCAGCGCGGTCAGGAACTTTCGCATCTCGCTTCGCTCGCCTTGAATCAAGCTTGCGGCCGCATCGTGCGCGACCGCAGGAAATCCTGACGCCGGCCTCAGTCTGCCGCGCCGGGATCCGGATGGTCGCGGTTCAACCGCTCGCGCATTTCCTTGCCGGTCTTGAAGAACGGAACGCTCTTCTGGTCGACCGGCACATGGGCGCCGGTGCGCGGATTGCGCCCGGCGCGTGCCGGGCGATGCTTGACCGAGAAGGCACCGAAGCCGCGCAGCTCGACGCGGTCACCGCGTGCGAGGGCCGCTACGATCTCTTCGAGAATCGCATTCACAATGTTCTCGACATCCCGCTGGTACAGATGCGGGTTGTGCTCGGCGATACGCTGAACAAGTTCGGATTTGATCATCGAGAGATAGGATCCGGAAGCGTGCGGATGACCATTTCCGTGAAAATACCGTGATCTGTCAAGACGCTAAATCAAGGTTGAGCGTCGTGAAAATGCGTGACAAATGCCGAAAAAGCAGGCTGACCCGGCACTCGCCCCGCGGGAAAAACATCTGGGACTCGCCCAGTTCCCGTCAGTTTGACGCGGCCGGCTGCCACAAGGCCAGCATTCCATCCATTCCGAACCGATCGACCGCCTGTGCGACGCCGGCCTGCCCGATTTGATGCGCAATCGAGCCTAAACCCAGCGCTTCCAGCGTTACGGCGGCGGCCGTCTTGAGGAACGGCAGATCGCCGAAGCGCGGCTGGAGCTTGTAATCGCGCACGCTGAGCCCCTTCTTGACGCCCTTCTGCTCGACCAGCCAGGTCACGGCCGTCTTCTCGTCGCCGATCTGATCGATCAGCTTGAGATCGATCGCCTGGCGGCCGGTGAAGACGCGGCCATCGGCAACTTTCTCGAGCTGCGTGTCATCCATGCCACGCCGCTCCTTCACTAATCCCCTGAACCAGGCGTAGGAGTCCTTCACCAGCGCATCGAGCGCGGCGCGGGCCTCGGGGCTGGTGGGCTCGAAACCGTTAGGCGCGGCCTTCAGCGGCGACGACTTCACCTCCTCGACCTTGACGCCGATGGTCTTCAAAAGCTCGGTGACGTTCGGATACTGGAACAGCACGCCGATCGAGCCGACCAGCGAGCTCTGCTGGCCGATGATGTGGTCGCTCGCAATCGCGGTGATGTAACCGCCGGAGGCGGCAAGGCCCTCGACCACGACGACGAGCGGCTTCTTCGCCTTCAACCGGGTGAGCGAATCGTAGAGCTGCTCGGAGCCGGCGGTGGTGCCGCCCGGCGAGTTGATGTGAACGATGACGGCCGCGGCCTGCGAATTCTCCAGCCGCTCCAGCGCCTGGGTGCGATCGGAATCGCTGCGGATCAGGCCCTCGATGTGGACGCGCGCGATCGACCCGGCAGATGCGAACGTGCCGCGCGCACCTGGCGTCGCGATCAGCGCGAAGCTCGCGATCGCCGCGATCGCGATCAACGCGGCCATCACGCGCCAGAACGTCAGCTTGCGGCGGATCCTTCGGCGATCGACGATGATGTCCGAATCGAGCGACATCGGAATATCTCCAAATGAATGGCTAGACGCGTTGTGCCGTCACAGCGTGACTATCGGCTTATCTGGATACATCAATTGCGGCGCAATTTGAAGAAAACAAGGCTGTGACCGCGGTAGGTGCGTAGCCCGGATGGAGCGCAGCGAAATCCGGGACAGTCCGTCCGTGAGGCAACGACCCCGGATTACGCTTGCGCTCCATCCGGGCTACAAGCGTAACAAAAAGGCCCCGGCTCGCGCCGGGGCTTTGATGTCAGCGAAACCTGCGTTTCGCTTACTTGTTGTCGCGGTTCTTGAGCGCGGTGC from Bradyrhizobium zhanjiangense includes these protein-coding regions:
- a CDS encoding integration host factor subunit beta, coding for MIKSELVQRIAEHNPHLYQRDVENIVNAILEEIVAALARGDRVELRGFGAFSVKHRPARAGRNPRTGAHVPVDQKSVPFFKTGKEMRERLNRDHPDPGAAD
- a CDS encoding lipopolysaccharide assembly protein LapA domain-containing protein; translated protein: MRKFLTALIVIPLGLLLVVFAVTNRHFVTVSFDPFLSSDPSLSVTLPLFLLLILVAALGVLAGGCAVWLGQRHWRRAARRNDADARAARGELADLRAQMAAAKPESQRLPVASGVGLYGPIGRDKQRATL
- the sppA gene encoding signal peptide peptidase SppA, which encodes MSLDSDIIVDRRRIRRKLTFWRVMAALIAIAAIASFALIATPGARGTFASAGSIARVHIEGLIRSDSDRTQALERLENSQAAAVIVHINSPGGTTAGSEQLYDSLTRLKAKKPLVVVVEGLAASGGYITAIASDHIIGQQSSLVGSIGVLFQYPNVTELLKTIGVKVEEVKSSPLKAAPNGFEPTSPEARAALDALVKDSYAWFRGLVKERRGMDDTQLEKVADGRVFTGRQAIDLKLIDQIGDEKTAVTWLVEQKGVKKGLSVRDYKLQPRFGDLPFLKTAAAVTLEALGLGSIAHQIGQAGVAQAVDRFGMDGMLALWQPAASN
- a CDS encoding phosphoribosylanthranilate isomerase, encoding MSLLVKICGLSTPETLEVALEAGADMVGFVFFPPSPRHLSLDAGRELGRQVKRRALKVALTVDADDATLDNIMDALSPDILQLHGKESVARLRDIKQRFGRPVMKAVPVATSADLAVLPGYAAVADRILFDARAPKDATRPGGLGAPFDWHLLENLDLILPYMVSGGLHADNVAEALRVTGASGVDVSSGIESAPGVKDPEMIKAFIRAARPSQDTSQELSVR
- a CDS encoding bifunctional folylpolyglutamate synthase/dihydrofolate synthase; this encodes MNASPDSAKPPLGELIGRLSALHQKRIDLGLERMHRLLARLGHPESKLPPVIHIAGTNGKGSTLAYLRATLEAAGLRVHAYTSPYLVRINECFRLGRVGGGVLVSDDELRAALEEVERVNAGEAATVFELKTAAALHLFAQHPADVVLLEVGLGGRLDSTNVIDVPAACVITPVSMDHMDFLGSTLASIASEKAAIIKRGVPVICAEQAGEVMAVIEAQARRMRAPLFAANESWHVNVERGRLVYSDERGLMDLAAPRLFGRHQFDNAGLAIATLRAVPAFKVNQAAFEAGIVGAEWPARMQRITSGELLSWGPQGSDIWLDGGHNAEGGRVAAAALGDLEERVSRPLVVIAGMMANKDAQGFLANFAGLTRHIIAVPIPDTENAMPVDRLADAARSLGMRVEPAPGIEAALRALAKLAYEVPPRILITGSLYLAGHVLAINGTPPA
- the trpB gene encoding tryptophan synthase subunit beta, coding for MNVAKPNSYRSGPDERGHFGIFGGRFVAETLMPLILDLEKAYTEAKADPAFQAEMNGYLKNYVGRPSPLYFAERLTEHLGGAKIYLKREELNHTGSHKVNNVLGQIMLARRMGKKRIIAETGAGQHGVATATLCARFGLECVVYMGAVDVERQQPNVIRMEMLGAKVFPVQSGTRTLKDAMNEALRDWVTNVHNTFYCIGTVAGPHPYPTLVRDFQSIIGNETKTQMQEVEGRLPDSLVACIGGGSNAMGLFHPFLDYPSVEIFGVEAAGHGLTQLHAASIAGGRPGVLHGNRTYLLMDADGQIQDAHSISAGLDYPGIGPEHSWLHEIGRVNYLSATDDEALAAFQLLSRLEGIIPALEPAHAIAKVMELAPKRPRDHLMVVNLSGRGDKDVPQVGDILRGKSK
- the accD gene encoding acetyl-CoA carboxylase, carboxyltransferase subunit beta, coding for MNWLTNVVRPKIRNMLRRETPENLWIKCPDSGQLVFYKDVEANQFVIPGSNYHMRMGAVARLKSIFDNETWFDVALPEVTPDPLKFRDEKKYVDRIKDARARTNLNDAIKVGYGKLEGSAVVVAVQDFDFMGGSLGMAAGEAIVRGLELAVEKNVPFIVFAASGGARMQEGILSLMQMPRTTVAVQMLREAKLPYIVVLTNPTTGGVTASYAMLGDVQIAEPGALIGFAGARVIEQTIREKLPEGFQRAEYLKEHGMVDMVVHRHELRPTLARLCRLLTKAPALESASKPVQPVASPAQIVSAAETAPAAPHA
- the trpA gene encoding tryptophan synthase subunit alpha, which codes for MTTRIDTRFAELKKQGRSAFVTFLMAGDPDPATSLEIIKALPKAGADVIEIGMPFTDPMADGPSIQAAGLRALKAGMTLKKTLELVRGFRKDDNATPIVLMGYYNPIYIYGVDKFLADAKSAGVDGLIIVDLPPEEDDELCLPAMKAGLNFIRLATPTTDDKRLPAVLANTSGFVYYVSITGITGAAAADSSAVSEAVARIKRHTKLPVCVGFGIRTPEAARAIASHANGAVVGTALVDALKNSLDADGRATGKTVNAVAELTAALAQGVKGAQQAAE